One stretch of Schlesneria sp. DSM 10557 DNA includes these proteins:
- a CDS encoding sugar MFS transporter, with translation MSEVIESATQPPPATAWRKTLLLLIAYLGFISLGLPDTVAGVAWPSVRNSFSLPQDHFGLVFIALGCGYCTSSFLGGGLMSRWGVGTLLTGSSLLVCVAMFGFASAPVWSLFVACAVIWGLGSGGIDSALNSYASTYFSTRHVNWLHACYSVGATVGPLLMTAMIVNRGSWRTGYVLVAVVLLLMSCLFLATRQWWQQPATTDSDPTAKPVGLLGTLRDPLVQLSIVVFFLYTGLEFTVGQWCYTILTESRNVPAKTAGMFAGAYFGAIGVGRVVLGMVADRIGLDRMVRCSLVITFCGTLMLTVRSPVGVGLAGVLLTGLGLACVFPCLMARTPQRLGATKAAHAIGFQVSAAMLGVALFPGAAGIAARKSGLETIPLIAIALSSLLFLMHEWLIRRGLRSARPAATVS, from the coding sequence ATGAGCGAAGTCATCGAATCGGCTACTCAACCTCCCCCGGCGACTGCGTGGCGCAAGACTCTCCTGCTGCTGATTGCCTATTTGGGGTTTATCAGTCTTGGGCTTCCGGACACGGTGGCGGGAGTCGCCTGGCCGTCTGTCCGTAATTCATTCTCTCTGCCGCAAGATCACTTCGGGCTGGTGTTCATCGCTTTGGGATGCGGGTACTGCACTTCCAGCTTTCTCGGTGGAGGCTTGATGTCACGATGGGGAGTGGGAACACTTCTCACCGGAAGCAGCCTGCTCGTCTGCGTCGCCATGTTCGGTTTTGCTTCGGCTCCTGTCTGGTCTTTGTTCGTTGCATGTGCGGTGATCTGGGGGCTGGGGTCCGGAGGAATCGATAGTGCCCTGAACAGCTATGCCTCGACCTACTTCTCAACGCGCCACGTCAACTGGTTGCACGCGTGTTACAGCGTCGGGGCAACCGTCGGTCCGTTGCTGATGACGGCCATGATCGTCAATCGGGGATCGTGGCGAACGGGCTACGTGCTGGTGGCGGTGGTCCTGCTGCTGATGAGTTGTCTTTTTCTTGCGACGCGCCAGTGGTGGCAACAGCCCGCCACGACAGACAGCGACCCTACAGCGAAACCCGTGGGACTGCTGGGAACACTCCGCGACCCGCTCGTCCAACTGAGTATCGTGGTGTTCTTCCTGTATACCGGCCTGGAATTCACCGTCGGTCAGTGGTGTTACACGATCCTCACAGAATCACGAAATGTGCCTGCGAAGACAGCGGGAATGTTCGCAGGGGCGTACTTCGGTGCGATTGGCGTGGGACGAGTCGTGCTGGGAATGGTCGCCGATCGAATCGGGTTGGACCGGATGGTGCGGTGCTCGCTCGTAATTACGTTTTGCGGAACTTTGATGCTGACCGTCCGGTCTCCTGTCGGTGTCGGCCTGGCTGGTGTCCTGCTCACGGGACTGGGACTTGCCTGCGTCTTTCCCTGCCTGATGGCAAGGACCCCTCAGCGTCTCGGCGCGACTAAGGCAGCACATGCCATCGGATTTCAGGTCAGTGCAGCCATGCTGGGGGTTGCTCTCTTTCCCGGAGCTGCGGGAATCGCGGCGAGAAAATCAGGATTGGAAACGATTCCCCTGATTGCCATTGCGCTGTCGTCGTTACTGTTCCTGATGCACGAATGGCTGATCCGGCGTGGTCTTCGTTCCGCTCGGCCCGCAGCAACGGTGAGTTGA
- a CDS encoding DUF971 domain-containing protein, producing MTDIGPPQSLRALKDAGVFEITWADGRVYRPPFKLVRFECPCAQCVDEITGVRLLRPESIPDDIHPIELGFSGNYALKVVWSDQHGSGLFTWDRLHRICVTSQT from the coding sequence GTGACTGACATTGGTCCGCCGCAATCACTTCGTGCATTGAAGGATGCAGGCGTATTTGAGATTACCTGGGCGGACGGTCGGGTCTATCGCCCACCTTTCAAGCTTGTCCGTTTCGAATGCCCCTGTGCTCAATGCGTCGACGAAATCACCGGCGTCAGACTTTTGCGTCCGGAATCGATTCCCGATGACATCCACCCCATCGAACTGGGTTTTTCAGGCAACTATGCTCTGAAAGTCGTCTGGAGCGACCAGCATGGCTCAGGGCTTTTTACCTGGGACCGCCTCCATCGTATCTGCGTCACCAGTCAGACGTAG
- a CDS encoding multiheme c-type cytochrome, with amino-acid sequence MMMSLSVLFAGCQPPNSGQEQSSPTPTSEAPKADTPKKEQSEAVTASPKHEPAVTPPKSGTSNSATVNSATVAANSTKDLAVEPYLNGWDKPAVAFLLTGEQHGYLEPCGCSETQSGGMARRADLVRILTEEKGWDLVGLDVGGLLKRSRRQDQIKFEKLFESFQKLHYAAVGVGLEELRLGADFILTRMPGDPDELAKATALVSANVVLFDQPELGWPIPYRLVEKNGVRIGVTSVFGPSLRDRVAPAGVSTNITIVEPETALPPVIQALEEAKPDLMVLLCHGNEAESMQLAKAYPQFRIVLAAGGFEEPDGKPIPVGDSWVLHVGSKGKRVGVLGFYPDNKAQPFRFELIQLDKDRFKNDPEMRTMMQHYQQQLEDEGISTSEELLLRHPSGFSYVGAEKCGDCHTKAFEHWKETGHALAFQTIVEGPWHEERAAEKIGWIKRQFDPECLSCHVTGWHPQEMLRYESGYVSEKLSSHLLGQQCENCHGPGSEHVRLEEGSASMDELAAGRQFVRRTLADARKTMCIECHDPDNSPKFTPERFDEYWDQVKHPFKD; translated from the coding sequence ATGATGATGTCGTTGAGCGTCCTGTTTGCAGGATGCCAGCCCCCGAACTCGGGACAAGAGCAGTCGAGTCCCACACCGACATCGGAAGCACCGAAAGCGGACACCCCGAAGAAAGAGCAGAGCGAGGCCGTCACCGCTTCTCCAAAGCACGAACCAGCGGTGACGCCCCCCAAGTCGGGGACTTCGAATTCCGCCACAGTGAATTCCGCCACCGTCGCGGCCAATTCGACGAAGGACCTTGCCGTCGAGCCTTATCTGAACGGCTGGGATAAACCTGCTGTCGCTTTCCTGCTGACAGGAGAGCAACATGGGTATCTGGAGCCGTGTGGCTGCTCGGAAACTCAGTCGGGGGGCATGGCCCGCCGCGCGGACCTGGTTCGGATCCTCACCGAAGAAAAAGGCTGGGACCTCGTCGGTCTGGACGTAGGAGGACTCCTCAAACGCTCTCGACGTCAGGATCAGATTAAGTTCGAGAAGCTCTTCGAGTCGTTTCAGAAACTGCACTATGCCGCCGTCGGCGTCGGCCTCGAAGAACTGCGACTGGGGGCTGATTTTATCCTGACCCGGATGCCGGGGGATCCGGACGAACTGGCGAAGGCGACAGCCCTCGTCTCGGCCAACGTGGTCTTGTTCGACCAGCCGGAGCTGGGTTGGCCAATTCCCTACCGGCTCGTGGAAAAGAATGGCGTGAGGATCGGAGTCACCTCGGTCTTTGGTCCCAGTTTGCGTGACCGCGTCGCCCCGGCGGGAGTGAGTACCAATATCACCATTGTGGAACCTGAAACCGCACTGCCACCTGTCATTCAGGCACTGGAAGAGGCAAAACCTGATCTCATGGTTCTGCTGTGCCACGGCAATGAAGCCGAATCGATGCAGCTCGCCAAAGCTTATCCCCAGTTTCGCATCGTTCTGGCAGCGGGTGGATTTGAGGAACCCGATGGCAAGCCGATTCCCGTCGGCGACTCGTGGGTACTCCATGTCGGAAGCAAGGGAAAACGCGTCGGCGTGCTGGGCTTCTATCCCGACAACAAAGCACAGCCGTTCCGCTTTGAACTGATTCAACTGGATAAGGATCGCTTCAAGAATGACCCTGAGATGCGCACCATGATGCAGCATTATCAGCAGCAACTGGAAGACGAAGGGATCTCGACATCGGAAGAGCTGCTGCTCCGACACCCGTCCGGGTTCAGCTATGTGGGCGCTGAAAAATGCGGCGACTGTCATACCAAGGCGTTCGAACACTGGAAGGAGACCGGCCACGCGCTTGCCTTTCAGACAATCGTTGAGGGCCCCTGGCACGAAGAACGCGCCGCAGAGAAAATTGGCTGGATCAAACGGCAGTTCGATCCGGAATGTCTCTCCTGCCACGTGACCGGTTGGCACCCGCAAGAGATGCTGCGTTACGAAAGTGGCTATGTCTCCGAGAAGTTGTCATCACACCTGCTGGGACAACAATGCGAAAACTGTCACGGTCCGGGGAGTGAGCACGTTCGACTAGAAGAAGGATCGGCGTCGATGGACGAGTTGGCCGCTGGCCGTCAATTTGTTCGTCGTACGCTCGCTGACGCCAGAAAAACGATGTGTATCGAATGTCATGACCCCGATAATAGCCCCAAGTTTACCCCTGAGCGGTTTGACGAGTACTGGGACCAGGTCAAGCACCCCTTCAAGGACTAG
- a CDS encoding DUF1573 domain-containing protein, with translation MKPFSIVLSLVLGLGALALIVWVGRFGGALPVSTSTSPETNPSEAKPAEEIPLPKSGPFGKAEVTESEFNFGVKNVGDTDEHVFSIKNVGEGVLRFEMGKPTCQCTLGEITKNGEAVEKKGELAPGESISILVKWVMKNQMEKFRQTVPVMTDDPDQRKIELAITGMVDQAVRIFPEGQWDFGDMSLTEPSTAEGYIGSKSLTGFTIQEMPRDNARAKITWEPADEETLAPHQAKSGYKIKVEAGPDVPIGRFRETIRLQIIPTDSSQPNDDLFVNFGVIGRRGGPIEIRGVNGANFNVDYNRLHFGEFPASSGKKAKVTFFVKNFDEELVLQAVEPSDSRIKFTFPEKGKVFGKSKSYQADVEILPGPPGKHRDNDAKSFKLKFNHPEAPDFNLTIDYHAT, from the coding sequence GTGAAACCGTTTTCGATTGTATTGTCCCTTGTTCTGGGATTGGGTGCACTCGCCCTGATCGTCTGGGTCGGACGTTTTGGTGGTGCACTTCCCGTTTCAACTTCGACATCGCCGGAAACGAACCCCAGCGAGGCGAAACCGGCAGAAGAAATTCCTTTGCCCAAATCGGGCCCTTTCGGCAAAGCCGAGGTGACTGAGTCAGAATTCAACTTTGGTGTGAAGAACGTCGGCGACACTGATGAGCATGTCTTTTCCATCAAGAACGTGGGAGAAGGGGTGCTTCGCTTCGAAATGGGCAAGCCGACCTGCCAATGTACTTTGGGCGAGATCACCAAGAACGGTGAAGCTGTTGAGAAAAAGGGCGAGCTTGCTCCGGGTGAGTCAATCAGCATCCTGGTCAAGTGGGTCATGAAGAACCAGATGGAGAAATTCCGCCAGACGGTCCCCGTCATGACGGATGACCCGGACCAGCGAAAAATCGAACTGGCAATCACCGGCATGGTTGACCAGGCGGTCCGCATTTTCCCGGAAGGGCAATGGGACTTCGGCGATATGTCGTTGACCGAGCCTTCAACGGCTGAAGGATATATCGGTTCCAAGAGCCTGACCGGCTTCACAATCCAGGAAATGCCCCGCGATAACGCTCGGGCAAAAATTACATGGGAACCGGCAGACGAAGAGACACTCGCTCCTCATCAGGCGAAAAGTGGATACAAGATCAAGGTCGAAGCAGGTCCTGATGTTCCCATTGGACGCTTCCGGGAAACGATTCGCCTGCAAATTATTCCTACCGACAGCAGCCAGCCAAACGACGATCTGTTCGTCAATTTTGGCGTGATTGGACGGCGAGGGGGCCCCATCGAAATTCGTGGGGTGAACGGGGCCAATTTCAATGTTGACTACAACCGCCTGCACTTCGGTGAATTCCCGGCTTCCAGTGGAAAGAAAGCTAAAGTAACCTTCTTCGTGAAGAACTTTGATGAAGAACTGGTGCTGCAGGCCGTTGAGCCCTCCGATTCCAGAATCAAGTTTACCTTTCCAGAAAAAGGAAAGGTCTTCGGGAAGTCCAAGAGCTATCAGGCGGACGTGGAAATTTTGCCGGGTCCTCCAGGGAAGCATCGTGACAACGATGCCAAATCGTTCAAATTGAAGTTCAATCATCCCGAAGCACCTGACTTCAATCTTACTATCGACTATCACGCCACGTGA
- a CDS encoding dienelactone hydrolase family protein has product MTLRVCIPLVCHMALLFVRPLSLHAGELDVRWLGEVQKSPQREVSFDVGFMEPLLMRKSGGEVHNPDEWQERRRELIEAWDDFLGPSPQTPEGIATQLLKSESVGGVIRDLIRYECEPNLFVEAYLLRPAHVTEGTLLPGIVALHHTAQDTIDEIAGVSGPDSRKLGLKLAQRGFVVICPRCFLWQDAPSLTAAVDRYRARHPESLGMRKMLFDARRAVDILEAQPHVDRTRIGAVGHSLGAKEVLYLAAFDERIKAAVASEGGMALKSTNWDAPWYLGPQIHEASFGRNHHELVALIAPRAFLVLGGETGPGAADGDRSWPLIGAALPVYRLFSDSPRLGLLNHGQGHTIPDDVYERLAEWLGTYLSQKAVAALKLDGIQVDTK; this is encoded by the coding sequence GTGACATTGAGAGTCTGCATTCCGCTTGTCTGCCATATGGCTCTGCTTTTCGTCAGGCCTCTCTCACTGCACGCCGGTGAACTGGATGTCCGCTGGCTGGGTGAGGTTCAGAAAAGTCCCCAACGGGAGGTCAGTTTCGATGTCGGGTTCATGGAACCCCTCCTGATGCGTAAAAGCGGTGGCGAGGTCCATAACCCGGATGAATGGCAAGAGCGGCGTCGGGAATTGATCGAGGCCTGGGACGATTTTCTTGGACCCAGTCCGCAGACACCTGAGGGCATAGCGACGCAACTGCTAAAAAGTGAGTCCGTTGGGGGTGTCATTCGGGACCTGATTCGCTACGAATGTGAACCGAATCTGTTCGTCGAGGCCTATCTGCTGCGACCTGCTCACGTGACGGAGGGGACCTTGCTTCCGGGCATCGTGGCACTGCATCATACGGCTCAGGATACGATCGACGAAATCGCAGGAGTCAGTGGTCCCGACTCCCGCAAGTTAGGACTGAAGCTGGCACAGCGCGGGTTCGTCGTCATCTGTCCCCGCTGTTTCTTGTGGCAGGACGCTCCGAGTCTGACGGCGGCCGTCGACAGATACCGTGCTCGTCATCCCGAGTCGCTGGGCATGCGCAAAATGTTGTTCGATGCACGTCGAGCCGTCGACATCCTGGAGGCTCAACCGCACGTAGACAGAACGAGGATTGGGGCTGTCGGACATTCGCTTGGTGCAAAAGAGGTGCTGTATCTGGCGGCGTTTGACGAGCGGATCAAGGCCGCAGTTGCCAGCGAAGGAGGAATGGCTCTTAAGTCCACAAACTGGGATGCACCGTGGTATCTGGGGCCGCAAATCCATGAGGCCTCGTTTGGCCGGAATCACCATGAACTGGTGGCTCTCATCGCTCCGCGCGCGTTCCTGGTGCTGGGGGGTGAGACGGGGCCAGGAGCAGCCGATGGAGACCGAAGCTGGCCACTGATCGGTGCCGCCCTGCCGGTCTATCGATTATTCTCAGATTCTCCCCGTCTCGGCCTTCTCAATCATGGTCAGGGGCATACCATTCCTGACGATGTCTACGAACGTCTCGCGGAATGGCTTGGGACGTATCTCTCACAGAAAGCGGTCGCAGCGTTAAAACTCGACGGCATACAGGTCGACACCAAGTAA
- a CDS encoding 2-isopropylmalate synthase, protein MPDHVIIFDTTLRDGEQSPGCSMTTPEKLKVAEALVELGVDVIEAGFPITSPGDFESVRAIGQKFGDRATICGLARCRRLDIERAAEALKGIAKPRIHVFLATSPIHREFKLKMAEREIVKTAVEHVKLAKSFFEDIEFSPEDAARTELDFLAEVVEKAIEAGATTVNIPDTVGYATPTHYFKVISHLKQHVSNIDKAVISTHCHNDLGLAVANSLAAVEAGARQVECTINGLGERAGNAALEEIVMALKTRKDYYGVETRINTPKLCGASRLVSSITGMLVQRNKAIVGQNAFAHEAGIHQDGILKERSTYEIMRAEDVGYVGANLVLGKHSGRAAIRSRVIELGYQLDEAQIETVYKDFIALADKKKDIYDADIVALIDNRLTVTTDRWELVRFHIAAGTGTIPTATVELRDLASTKPAGLDGVDESTTTPKTHKDASIGDGPVDAVCKAMERIVGINAELKDYQVRAVSGGEDAQGEASVAIVYHGRRYHGKAVSTDVIEASALAYLKALNKVLRDCPTEKALPGV, encoded by the coding sequence ATGCCTGATCATGTAATCATCTTTGACACGACCCTTCGCGATGGCGAGCAATCCCCCGGTTGCAGCATGACGACCCCTGAGAAACTCAAGGTGGCAGAAGCACTCGTGGAACTGGGTGTCGATGTCATCGAGGCAGGGTTCCCCATCACTTCCCCGGGCGACTTCGAATCCGTTCGTGCCATCGGACAGAAGTTCGGCGACCGTGCCACGATCTGCGGGTTGGCTCGCTGTCGACGCCTGGATATCGAGCGGGCTGCAGAAGCGTTGAAGGGAATCGCAAAACCGCGCATTCACGTCTTTCTCGCGACAAGTCCCATCCATCGCGAATTCAAGTTGAAGATGGCCGAGCGTGAGATCGTCAAAACCGCGGTCGAACACGTGAAGCTGGCGAAGTCGTTCTTTGAGGACATCGAATTCTCGCCCGAGGATGCCGCTCGGACAGAACTCGATTTCCTGGCCGAAGTCGTCGAAAAGGCGATCGAGGCGGGTGCGACCACGGTGAACATTCCCGACACTGTTGGATATGCGACTCCAACACACTATTTCAAGGTCATTTCTCATCTGAAGCAGCATGTCTCCAACATCGACAAAGCAGTGATCAGCACTCACTGCCATAACGATCTGGGACTGGCTGTCGCCAATAGCCTCGCCGCAGTCGAAGCAGGGGCCCGGCAGGTGGAATGTACGATTAACGGATTAGGCGAGCGGGCAGGGAATGCCGCGCTTGAGGAAATCGTCATGGCCTTGAAAACGCGCAAAGACTATTACGGAGTCGAAACGCGTATTAACACACCAAAGCTGTGTGGTGCCAGTCGCCTGGTTTCGAGTATCACCGGGATGCTCGTTCAACGAAACAAGGCGATCGTGGGCCAGAACGCCTTTGCACATGAAGCCGGGATCCATCAGGACGGCATCCTGAAAGAACGCAGCACGTACGAGATCATGCGGGCAGAGGATGTCGGCTATGTCGGCGCGAACCTTGTTCTCGGCAAGCACAGTGGCCGGGCCGCGATCCGCTCACGCGTGATTGAACTGGGCTACCAACTCGACGAAGCTCAGATCGAGACCGTCTACAAAGACTTCATCGCCCTGGCTGACAAGAAAAAGGACATCTATGACGCGGATATCGTGGCACTGATCGATAACAGGTTGACCGTCACGACGGATCGCTGGGAACTCGTTCGCTTTCACATCGCCGCCGGGACGGGAACGATTCCCACGGCGACCGTCGAATTACGAGATCTGGCGTCAACCAAACCAGCGGGTCTCGATGGAGTCGACGAATCGACTACGACACCCAAGACCCACAAGGATGCCTCGATCGGTGACGGGCCTGTGGACGCCGTCTGCAAAGCCATGGAACGAATCGTCGGCATCAACGCGGAATTGAAAGACTATCAGGTGCGAGCAGTCTCCGGGGGCGAAGACGCCCAAGGGGAAGCTTCCGTCGCGATCGTTTATCACGGTCGCCGTTATCACGGCAAGGCCGTCAGTACAGACGTCATTGAAGCCAGTGCTCTGGCTTATTTGAAGGCATTGAACAAGGTCCTCCGCGACTGTCCAACGGAGAAAGCATTGCCAGGGGTCTGA
- a CDS encoding O-antigen ligase family protein, translated as MADSRVVRRAGSAAGGAARHPGTTRLEQTIRWLFAGWVLVLFLSRFFYVAESADQGDTLWIVAGWITAALGWSLLSWIWPSTQLRLGWLGVGVALLFGGEVISALQIVLGSGDQRTAINLAWEALGVVIAWSILHQHCGNFQFRRELLAALIATGVTTAGLGLYQHYFDFPQMAAKYAPSFDRLKQADPIEAAIIRKELASESIPTDGPALILFEKRLRDSREPLGFFALANSLSGFLAVSLILMVSVVASRIRAGNRWSGKQLTLWIVVLLVLGWALLLTKSRTAWLGTGAGLMLLMLLSGRTLLTVRGLQYGAGVGTFLLFLGWGLTMFGGLDRQVLTEAPKSLQYRLQYWQATTRMIADHLLFGVGPGQFRSHYLRYKLPEASEEIADPHNLFLDVFASGGIASFFGLVLIGVVLFKDLGTEPETEASVSGANPQWGILLASIATVAWLLLLLSSADDRLLVVLPVAMGLFWGLCRVLDGIQAETSLLRAGSHAAAFALMCHLCGAGGIGMPAISLLLLTLIDCGTVHRPGLQNSTRGKVDIRWLPLSAFSLLLLCGLIATGIRPIRIAQAALMSGDRLVTKGQLSAAELEYRKGELADGWSSEATRRRAELAYRQAAADHFRSNESFLNAVQLLNDAKRRNPTYFRDDVRLAEWWMERWRASQNSEDAAQAVAALERAWDRYPTNAILMSELAVACQRAGKLAQAREVAEKALRQEAINREWGHVDRYLEESRKRELESLIGENAS; from the coding sequence ATGGCAGACAGTCGAGTAGTTCGAAGGGCGGGGTCCGCAGCGGGGGGGGCAGCACGACACCCGGGAACGACTCGCCTGGAACAGACAATCCGCTGGCTATTCGCGGGCTGGGTGCTGGTTCTCTTTCTAAGTCGCTTTTTCTACGTCGCTGAATCCGCCGATCAGGGAGACACCCTGTGGATCGTTGCGGGCTGGATAACCGCCGCACTGGGGTGGTCCCTGCTGTCGTGGATCTGGCCATCCACACAGTTGCGACTCGGCTGGCTGGGGGTCGGTGTCGCTCTGTTATTCGGTGGCGAAGTGATTTCCGCCCTCCAGATCGTCCTGGGGTCCGGCGATCAGCGAACGGCCATTAATCTGGCTTGGGAAGCTCTGGGGGTCGTGATTGCCTGGTCCATCCTGCACCAGCACTGCGGAAATTTTCAATTCCGTCGCGAACTGCTGGCAGCCCTGATCGCCACAGGAGTTACCACGGCTGGACTGGGCCTGTACCAGCACTATTTCGATTTTCCGCAGATGGCAGCAAAGTACGCTCCCTCATTTGACAGACTCAAGCAGGCAGATCCGATTGAAGCCGCTATCATTCGTAAGGAACTGGCTTCGGAGAGTATTCCGACCGACGGCCCGGCGCTGATCCTGTTCGAGAAACGGCTGAGGGACAGCCGGGAACCGCTCGGTTTCTTCGCTCTGGCAAACTCATTGAGCGGATTTCTCGCCGTCAGCCTGATCCTGATGGTGAGTGTCGTGGCGTCCCGAATCCGCGCCGGCAATCGCTGGAGCGGAAAGCAACTTACTCTCTGGATCGTGGTCCTCCTGGTGCTCGGGTGGGCACTGCTGCTGACGAAAAGCCGCACGGCGTGGTTGGGCACGGGGGCTGGCCTGATGTTACTGATGCTGCTTTCCGGCCGCACCCTCCTGACCGTTCGGGGCCTGCAGTACGGGGCTGGTGTCGGAACGTTTCTGCTGTTTCTCGGATGGGGACTGACGATGTTCGGAGGGCTTGACCGACAGGTGCTCACCGAAGCCCCCAAGTCACTGCAGTACCGTTTGCAGTATTGGCAGGCGACCACCCGGATGATCGCCGATCACCTGCTTTTTGGTGTTGGCCCCGGACAGTTTCGCAGTCACTACCTCCGCTATAAGTTGCCGGAAGCAAGCGAAGAGATCGCCGATCCCCACAATCTGTTTCTGGACGTTTTCGCCAGCGGCGGAATTGCCTCGTTCTTCGGTCTGGTGCTGATTGGCGTCGTCCTGTTTAAGGATTTGGGAACGGAACCAGAAACGGAAGCTTCTGTCTCCGGCGCTAATCCGCAGTGGGGAATCCTCCTCGCCTCTATAGCCACCGTGGCCTGGTTGCTGCTATTGCTCAGCAGTGCGGACGACCGTTTGCTGGTCGTTTTGCCTGTCGCAATGGGTCTGTTTTGGGGCCTGTGCCGTGTACTCGACGGAATTCAGGCGGAAACCTCACTGCTGCGAGCCGGCTCGCACGCAGCGGCGTTTGCGCTGATGTGCCATCTCTGCGGGGCGGGGGGGATTGGAATGCCAGCCATCAGCCTGCTGCTGCTGACGTTAATTGATTGTGGCACGGTTCACCGTCCCGGTTTACAGAATTCGACACGGGGGAAAGTCGACATCCGCTGGCTGCCGTTGAGCGCTTTCAGCCTGCTTCTCCTGTGTGGGCTGATAGCAACAGGAATTCGCCCGATCCGTATCGCGCAGGCAGCACTGATGAGCGGAGATCGTCTGGTCACCAAAGGCCAGTTGAGTGCCGCCGAGCTGGAATACCGGAAGGGGGAGCTGGCTGATGGCTGGTCCAGCGAAGCGACGCGGCGTCGTGCGGAACTCGCATATCGCCAGGCGGCGGCAGACCATTTCCGGTCCAACGAATCATTTCTGAACGCCGTACAACTGTTGAATGACGCCAAACGGCGAAATCCGACGTATTTTCGAGATGACGTTCGACTAGCGGAATGGTGGATGGAACGATGGAGGGCTTCGCAGAACAGTGAAGATGCCGCTCAGGCGGTGGCCGCTTTGGAACGAGCATGGGATCGCTACCCTACCAATGCGATTTTGATGTCCGAGCTGGCCGTTGCCTGTCAACGGGCGGGGAAGCTGGCTCAAGCCAGAGAGGTCGCCGAAAAGGCTCTGCGGCAGGAGGCCATCAACCGCGAGTGGGGGCATGTGGACAGGTACCTGGAAGAATCCAGAAAACGTGAGCTCGAATCCCTGATCGGGGAGAACGCATCGTAA
- a CDS encoding L-fuconate dehydratase encodes MPTTITRLTASDIRFPTSRMLDGSDAMNPDPDYSAAYVVLETDRADHAAGHGMTFTIGRGNELCVAAIEALAPLVVGRTLESFTSDMAGFWRHITGDSQLRWVGPDKGVIHLATAAVVNAVWDLWAKTEGKPLWQLVADLTPEQFVACIDFRYLTDVLSPGEALQILSRIAPTKSARIAQLQREGYPAYTTSAGWLGYDDDKLRRLCRDCLAQGWNVFKIKVGRDLNDDIRRCRIIREEIGWERRLMVDANQVWEVPQAIEWMKSLAEFKPWFIEEPTSPDDVLGHLTIAKAVAPIQVATGEHCANRILFKQFLQSGAIGVCQIDSCRLGGVNEVLAVLLLAAKFNVPVCPHAGGVGLCEYVQHLAMIDYICVSGSLENRLCEFAGHLHEHFVDPVEMRNGHYVPPKAPGYSITMKPESIAEFSFPDGAAWTTP; translated from the coding sequence ATGCCCACGACGATCACGCGACTGACGGCATCTGACATCCGCTTTCCGACATCTCGAATGCTCGATGGATCGGACGCGATGAATCCCGATCCAGACTACTCGGCCGCTTATGTCGTGCTGGAGACGGATCGGGCCGACCATGCCGCAGGGCATGGTATGACCTTTACGATTGGTCGGGGGAATGAACTTTGTGTCGCTGCGATTGAGGCGCTGGCGCCGCTCGTTGTGGGCCGGACTCTGGAATCGTTTACGTCAGACATGGCGGGCTTCTGGCGTCATATCACCGGAGACAGCCAGTTGAGGTGGGTCGGTCCGGACAAGGGGGTCATCCATCTGGCGACAGCGGCCGTGGTCAACGCCGTCTGGGATCTCTGGGCCAAGACGGAAGGCAAACCGTTGTGGCAACTGGTCGCCGATCTGACGCCTGAGCAGTTCGTCGCGTGCATCGATTTCCGATATCTCACCGACGTCCTCAGTCCCGGTGAGGCCCTTCAGATTCTCTCGCGGATCGCACCCACCAAGTCGGCGCGAATTGCGCAACTGCAGCGGGAAGGATATCCCGCCTATACCACCTCAGCAGGATGGCTGGGGTATGACGATGACAAGCTGCGCCGTTTGTGCCGCGACTGCCTCGCTCAAGGGTGGAACGTCTTTAAAATCAAGGTGGGACGCGACCTGAACGACGACATCCGCCGATGCCGGATTATTCGCGAAGAGATTGGTTGGGAACGCCGACTGATGGTTGATGCGAATCAGGTCTGGGAGGTGCCCCAAGCGATTGAATGGATGAAGTCGCTGGCCGAGTTCAAACCATGGTTCATCGAAGAACCGACCAGCCCTGATGACGTTCTGGGCCATCTAACGATCGCCAAAGCGGTGGCTCCGATTCAGGTCGCGACCGGCGAACACTGTGCGAACCGGATTCTCTTCAAGCAGTTTCTCCAGTCCGGCGCCATCGGAGTTTGCCAGATCGATAGTTGCCGGCTTGGTGGAGTCAACGAGGTGCTGGCCGTTTTGCTGCTTGCGGCCAAGTTTAACGTTCCTGTCTGTCCCCATGCTGGCGGTGTAGGGCTCTGTGAGTACGTTCAGCACCTGGCGATGATCGACTACATCTGCGTCAGTGGTTCGCTCGAGAATCGTCTCTGTGAATTCGCCGGACACTTGCACGAGCATTTCGTGGATCCTGTCGAGATGCGTAACGGGCACTATGTTCCTCCCAAAGCACCGGGTTACAGCATCACGATGAAACCAGAGTCGATTGCAGAGTTTTCCTTTCCGGATGGTGCCGCCTGGACCACCCCCTGA